The following proteins are encoded in a genomic region of Lytechinus variegatus isolate NC3 chromosome 7, Lvar_3.0, whole genome shotgun sequence:
- the LOC121418905 gene encoding uncharacterized protein LOC121418905 isoform X2, producing the protein MKSSPIMTMQLSFYVAFAVVVVSVCVNRVTGYLPVDAYDNGHVGKKGSPRYADYGLLDAPPSSCTREADYEISQNYIIRTKDSKQNGANFVAALSVRTFDVCLEQCCLKENCDTTIFVGEAYRSEETNCFLFVCRPEGKYGDNRCLFTYHLGYISSMKKALGGFQGYAPDPITTAIPVQQIETTTKPTPPPKQFPPIEPVSNCPEGYFECDSGQCINELYICNSVLDCDDGTDEYGCNPQEPPPAEKTNADQDTFTEDQKLPQSHLIPPTNPPNIPNKYFADAEPGPSIKGEADQTLADQLNDQSPLENVDKSTSSMQDPNQNNREKELSDMKLRVQDESRGRLPEVLDNQEPDEDENQDQFPELECHGTTCFEIQPDGGKTRFGGILDEEQDEEVERERVDEKENLKPRPENQQKSPVDTHQRNLEREEYQTGDLRDDDENYQGPQRAKLPDYKEDAAKFLYDKSTGEYRLDEDESNTKYDVSGKGDETDQQRDDEGKGGRYLDDKHLSDVEDRDASEQRGLDYDPIDRKIISDHDVGMKHPADVQSTRNDAHGDGDADRQDRPPLRDGNKNRGFSNNPLKPRPPTQPPVRQGISNSEPHLGAGYGYNSDYYSYYYQPYGQTQDRYRSQQTQNSKWQFDRSRQDSYGGRHSQVASNYQSKNNPHRVPETQYDDRSRYGTNTDVYSNNRYHKVSDMTSDHRKNQRPVDDVQTRPRYNTPVPIDENAPQSVEVVTVVAPPNEAVTDGKAQDDGKANETNVLTQQDSPNVPEMVPESHGGSGMPPASSAILPLVIGLVITVCLLMMVGCRLRYMNQRLRYGRLKTSAHDADYLINGMYL; encoded by the exons ATGAAATCGTCTCCCATCATGACAATGCAGCTGTCATTTTATGTCGCgtttgctgttgttgttgtgaGCGTGTGTGTCAATCGGGTGACGGGTTACTTGCCCGTGGATGCATATGACAATGGTCATGTTGGGAAGAAAGGCAGCCCAAGATACGCAGACTATGGTCTCCTTGATGCCCCTCCATCAAGTTGCACAAGGGAAGCTGACTATGAAATCAgccaaaattatattataaGAACAAAAGACTCCAAACAAAATGGTGCAAACTTTGTCGCTGCCTTATCGGTGAGAACATTCGATGTGTGTTTGGAGCAGTGCtgtttgaaagaaaattgtgaCACAACCATTTTTGTTGGGGAAGCATACAGGAGCGAGGAAACAAACTGCTTTCTTTTTGTATGCAGACCGGAAGGAAAGTATGGGGATAATCGATGCTTGTTCACGTATCATCTGGGATATATTAGTAGTATGAAGAAAGCATTGGGAGGATTCCAAGGATATGCACCAGATCCAATTACAACAGCAATACCTGTTCAACAAatagaaacaacaacaaagccAACACCACCACCTAAACAGTTTCCACCAATTG aaccaGTTTCAAACTGCCCAGAAGGTTATTTTGAGTGTGATTCTGGTCAGTGTATTAATGAACTGTACATCTGTAATTCTGTGCTGGATTGTGATGATGGTACTGATGAATATGGCTGTAATCCACAAGAACCACCTCCAGCAGAAAAGACCAATGCTGATCAAGACACGTTTACAGAAG ACCAGAAACTACCCCAGTCTCATCTTATCCCTCCTACTAATCCACCTAACATACCCAATAAATATTTTGCTGATGCTGAGCCTGGGCCATCTATCAAAGGAGAAGCTGATCAGACTTTGGCTGACCAGCTGAATGACCAATCACCATTAGAGAATGTTGACAAGAGTACGAGTAGCATGCAAGATCCAAACCAGAATAATCGAGAGAAGGAACTTTCTGACATGAAGCTCAGAGTGCAGGATGAAAGCAGGGGAAGATTGCCAGAAGTATTAGATAACCAAGAACCTGATGAGGATGAGAATCAAGACCAGTTTCCCGAGCTGGAGTGCCATGGTACCACATGCTTTGAAATCCAGCCAGATGGAGGAAAGACTAGGTTTGGGGGCATCCTTGATGAAGAACAAGATGAAGAGGTAGAAAGAGAAAGGGtggatgaaaaagaaaatcttaaACCCAGGCCAGAAAACCAACAAAAGAGCCCTGTGGATACACACCAAAGAAATCTTGAGAGAGAAGAATACCAGACAGGGGATTTGAGAGACGACGATGAGAACTATCAAGGTCCTCAGCGGGCAAAGTTGCCGGATTACAAAGAGGATGCTGCAAAGTTCTTGTATGACAAGAGTACAGGAGAATACAGACTGGATGAGGATGAAAGTAACACAAAATATGACGTCAGTGGCAAAGGTGATGAAACAGATCAGCAGAGAGATGATGAGGGAAAAGGTGGCAGATATTTAGATGACAAGCATCTGTCAGATGTCGAAGACAGGGATGCCTCTGAGCAGAGAGGGCTGGACTATGATCCGATTGATAGGAAGATAATTAGTGATCATGATGTGGGTATGAAGCATCCAGCTGATGTCCAATCAACCAGAAATGATGCCCATGGAGATGGAGACGCTGACAGACAGGATAGACCTCCTCTTCGAGATGGTAACAAAAACCGAGGATTCTCAAACAATCCTCTCAAACCTCGTCCACCAACCCAGCCACCTGTAAGGCAAGGCATCTCAAATTCTGAACCACATCTGGGAGCAGGATATGGCTACAATAGTGACTACTACAGCTATTACTATCAGCCTTATGGACAAACCCAAGATCGTTACAGGTCCCAGCAAACACAGAATAGCAAATGGCAGTTTGACAGGAGTAGGCAGGACTCGTATGGTGGTAGACACTCACAGGTTGCTTCTAACTACCAGTCAAAGAACAACCCCCACAGAGTACCTGAGACCCAATATGATGACCGAAGCCGGTATGGAACAAACACAGATGTGTACAGCAACAACAGATACCACAAAGTATCAGACATGACTTCAGATCATAGAAAAAACCAGAGACCGGTTGATGATGTGCAGACAAGGCCTCGGTACAACA CCCCGGTTCCTATTGATGAGAATGCACCACAATCTGTAGAAGTTGTGACAGTGGTGGCTCCGCCCAATGAAGCAGTGACTGATGGGAAAGCTCAGGATGATGGGAAGGCGAATGAAACTAATGTGCTAACACAACAGGACAGTCCCAATGTACCTGAG ATGGTTCCAGAGTCCCATGGAGGAAGCGGGATGCCCCCAGCCAGTAGCGCTATCTTACCCCTGGTCATCGGCCTGGTCATCACCGTCTGTCTTCTCATGATGGTTGGATGTCGTCTGCGCTACATGAATCAAAGGCTGCGTTACGGACGTCTCAAGACCAGTGCACACGATGCGGACTACCTTATCAATGGAATGTACCTTTGA
- the LOC121418906 gene encoding protein amnionless-like, translating to MKILVLFTLLFGVCHGDSKTWQQDVNFGNPNNWDKGRVPCASDSIKFRESVNIVYMQTNSTLKQILLPLNGALVLDKNVKLAFTDDPSVQPECTGEEQTFIADTPESWYNPVNWIGANGPVAVDTESIPCQFDQVIFPTEKLFSVEVDLSTTVGTVNLAGESFVSTSAFSSFLSSPSGQQQFSLSNNPTILLKNSQCNDLTGCVCGNDVEPTRTKICGFKSTCPPLTCRDAPIPVGGCCPVCGAVVTMEYNPQTFNYETMKRDIESKFGLGPSATSSNLARKKRQAEDDVTMYMSKTSEDKIQMVFTDNNGGSTSGQAAIRLALDVEDDIARNLDSYGVNSVTMESSEKGTGGLSGGGVTSGGIAGIIIAVIVIICFISTMIFILMRRNSLSWKDEPLHAESDIEMSQGIPPGFMQEIPNPAFDSAVRGFDNPMYTTTGKENIYADPAQVKVNGSGDDEKAGYVVEEKGAINGPNWEEDGDMKAFSNPMSSNVLDESSA from the exons ATGAAGATCTTAGTCCTTTTCACCTTGTTATTTG GGGTCTGCCATGGGGATTCCAAAACTTGGCAACAGGATGTTAATTTTGGAAACCCAAACAACTGGGATAAAGGGAGAGTACCTTGTGCATCGGACTCTATCAAGTTCCGTGAGTCG GTCAACATAGTATACATGCAGACCAACTCTACATTGAAACAGATACTTCTTCCACTCAATGGAGCACTTGTCCTGGACAAAAATGTAAAACTTGCTTTCACTGACGACCCCAGCGTCCAGCCAGAATGCACAGGGGAAG AGCAAACATTTATCGCTGACACACCCGAGAGTTGGTATAACCCAGTGAACTGGATTGGAGCTAATGGTCCAGTTGCAGTGGATACAGAGAGCATACCATGTCAGTTTGATCAGGTCATCTTCCCAACTGAGAAACTATTCTCCGTCGAAGTAGACCTCAGTACCACTGTAGGCACAGTCAACCTTGCTGGGGAG AGTTTTGTATCTACCAGTGCATTCTCAAGCTTCCTCAGTTCACCATCTGGGCAGCAGCAGTTCTCCCTGTCCAACAATCCTACCATTCTATTGAAGAACTCCCAGTGTAATGACCTGACTGGCTGTGTGTGTGGGAATGATGTTGAACCG ACTAGGACAAAAATTTGTGGCTTCAAGAGCACCTGTCCTCCCCTTACCTGCCGGGATGCACCTATCCCTGTTGGAGGATGCTGTCCAGTATGTG GAGCTGTTGTTACAATGGAATACAACCCGCAGACATTCAACTATGAGACAATGAAGAGAGACATAGAGAGCAAATTTGGCCTTGGTCCTTCAGCTACATCTTCCAATTTAGCCAGA AAGAAACGCCAAGCAGAGGATGATGTAACAATGTACATGTCTAAGACAAGTGAGGATAAGATTCAGATGGTCTTCACAGACAACAACGGAGGGAGTACCAGTGGACAAGCAGCTATTCGTCTTGCCCTTGATGTGGAAGATGACATTGCTCGAA ATTTGGATTCTTATGGAGTCAATAGTGTTACCATGGAGAGTTCAGAGAAAGGAACTGGTGGTTTGTCTGGTGGTG gAGTTACAAGTGGGGGTATAGCAGGTATTATCATTGCTGTGATTGTGATCATCTGCTTCATCAGTACTATGATCTTCATTCTCATGAGAAGAAA TTCACTTAGTTGGAAAGATGAACCATTGCATGCTGAAAGTGATATTGAGATGTCTCAAGGTATACCACCAGGCTTCATGCAGGAGATCCCTAATCCAGCCTTTGACTCTGCTGTCAGAGGCTTTGATAATCCTATGTATACCACTACAGGCAAG GAGAATATCTATGCAGATCCTGCCCAGGTGAAGGTCAATGGGTCTGGGGATGACGAGAAGGCAGGGTATGTAGTCGAGGAGAAGGGCGCCATCAATGGTCCAAACTGGGAGGAAGATGGAGACATGAAAGCCTTCTCAAATCCCATGTCTTCTAATGTCTTGGATGAGTCCAGTGCTTAG
- the LOC121418905 gene encoding uncharacterized protein LOC121418905 isoform X1, translating into MKSSPIMTMQLSFYVAFAVVVVSVCVNRVTGYLPVDAYDNGHVGKKGSPRYADYGLLDAPPSSCTREADYEISQNYIIRTKDSKQNGANFVAALSVRTFDVCLEQCCLKENCDTTIFVGEAYRSEETNCFLFVCRPEGKYGDNRCLFTYHLGYISSMKKALGGFQGYAPDPITTAIPVQQIETTTKPTPPPKQFPPIEPVSNCPEGYFECDSGQCINELYICNSVLDCDDGTDEYGCNPQEPPPAEKTNADQDTFTEDQKLPQSHLIPPTNPPNIPNKYFADAEPGPSIKGEADQTLADQLNDQSPLENVDKSTSSMQDPNQNNREKELSDMKLRVQDESRGRLPEVLDNQEPDEDENQDQFPELECHGTTCFEIQPDGGKTRFGGILDEEQDEEVERERVDEKENLKPRPENQQKSPVDTHQRNLEREEYQTGDLRDDDENYQGPQRAKLPDYKEDAAKFLYDKSTGEYRLDEDESNTKYDVSGKGDETDQQRDDEGKGGRYLDDKHLSDVEDRDASEQRGLDYDPIDRKIISDHDVGMKHPADVQSTRNDAHGDGDADRQDRPPLRDGNKNRGFSNNPLKPRPPTQPPVRQGISNSEPHLGAGYGYNSDYYSYYYQPYGQTQDRYRSQQTQNSKWQFDRSRQDSYGGRHSQVASNYQSKNNPHRVPETQYDDRSRYGTNTDVYSNNRYHKVSDMTSDHRKNQRPVDDVQTRPRYNSLWNTWPYDYSSSVIPENDLSLKNIDRDRQYEMSSSKSRNRLKGHKLNGIAADDNALAPPKSNPTSTTTTLSSIHLAVVTQAPVPIDENAPQSVEVVTVVAPPNEAVTDGKAQDDGKANETNVLTQQDSPNVPEMVPESHGGSGMPPASSAILPLVIGLVITVCLLMMVGCRLRYMNQRLRYGRLKTSAHDADYLINGMYL; encoded by the exons ATGAAATCGTCTCCCATCATGACAATGCAGCTGTCATTTTATGTCGCgtttgctgttgttgttgtgaGCGTGTGTGTCAATCGGGTGACGGGTTACTTGCCCGTGGATGCATATGACAATGGTCATGTTGGGAAGAAAGGCAGCCCAAGATACGCAGACTATGGTCTCCTTGATGCCCCTCCATCAAGTTGCACAAGGGAAGCTGACTATGAAATCAgccaaaattatattataaGAACAAAAGACTCCAAACAAAATGGTGCAAACTTTGTCGCTGCCTTATCGGTGAGAACATTCGATGTGTGTTTGGAGCAGTGCtgtttgaaagaaaattgtgaCACAACCATTTTTGTTGGGGAAGCATACAGGAGCGAGGAAACAAACTGCTTTCTTTTTGTATGCAGACCGGAAGGAAAGTATGGGGATAATCGATGCTTGTTCACGTATCATCTGGGATATATTAGTAGTATGAAGAAAGCATTGGGAGGATTCCAAGGATATGCACCAGATCCAATTACAACAGCAATACCTGTTCAACAAatagaaacaacaacaaagccAACACCACCACCTAAACAGTTTCCACCAATTG aaccaGTTTCAAACTGCCCAGAAGGTTATTTTGAGTGTGATTCTGGTCAGTGTATTAATGAACTGTACATCTGTAATTCTGTGCTGGATTGTGATGATGGTACTGATGAATATGGCTGTAATCCACAAGAACCACCTCCAGCAGAAAAGACCAATGCTGATCAAGACACGTTTACAGAAG ACCAGAAACTACCCCAGTCTCATCTTATCCCTCCTACTAATCCACCTAACATACCCAATAAATATTTTGCTGATGCTGAGCCTGGGCCATCTATCAAAGGAGAAGCTGATCAGACTTTGGCTGACCAGCTGAATGACCAATCACCATTAGAGAATGTTGACAAGAGTACGAGTAGCATGCAAGATCCAAACCAGAATAATCGAGAGAAGGAACTTTCTGACATGAAGCTCAGAGTGCAGGATGAAAGCAGGGGAAGATTGCCAGAAGTATTAGATAACCAAGAACCTGATGAGGATGAGAATCAAGACCAGTTTCCCGAGCTGGAGTGCCATGGTACCACATGCTTTGAAATCCAGCCAGATGGAGGAAAGACTAGGTTTGGGGGCATCCTTGATGAAGAACAAGATGAAGAGGTAGAAAGAGAAAGGGtggatgaaaaagaaaatcttaaACCCAGGCCAGAAAACCAACAAAAGAGCCCTGTGGATACACACCAAAGAAATCTTGAGAGAGAAGAATACCAGACAGGGGATTTGAGAGACGACGATGAGAACTATCAAGGTCCTCAGCGGGCAAAGTTGCCGGATTACAAAGAGGATGCTGCAAAGTTCTTGTATGACAAGAGTACAGGAGAATACAGACTGGATGAGGATGAAAGTAACACAAAATATGACGTCAGTGGCAAAGGTGATGAAACAGATCAGCAGAGAGATGATGAGGGAAAAGGTGGCAGATATTTAGATGACAAGCATCTGTCAGATGTCGAAGACAGGGATGCCTCTGAGCAGAGAGGGCTGGACTATGATCCGATTGATAGGAAGATAATTAGTGATCATGATGTGGGTATGAAGCATCCAGCTGATGTCCAATCAACCAGAAATGATGCCCATGGAGATGGAGACGCTGACAGACAGGATAGACCTCCTCTTCGAGATGGTAACAAAAACCGAGGATTCTCAAACAATCCTCTCAAACCTCGTCCACCAACCCAGCCACCTGTAAGGCAAGGCATCTCAAATTCTGAACCACATCTGGGAGCAGGATATGGCTACAATAGTGACTACTACAGCTATTACTATCAGCCTTATGGACAAACCCAAGATCGTTACAGGTCCCAGCAAACACAGAATAGCAAATGGCAGTTTGACAGGAGTAGGCAGGACTCGTATGGTGGTAGACACTCACAGGTTGCTTCTAACTACCAGTCAAAGAACAACCCCCACAGAGTACCTGAGACCCAATATGATGACCGAAGCCGGTATGGAACAAACACAGATGTGTACAGCAACAACAGATACCACAAAGTATCAGACATGACTTCAGATCATAGAAAAAACCAGAGACCGGTTGATGATGTGCAGACAAGGCCTCGGTACAACA GCCTGTGGAATACCTGGCCTTACGACTACTCCAGCAGTGTCATTCCCGAGAATGATCTTTCGTTGAAGAACATCGACAGGGATCGCCAGTATGAGATGTCCTCCTCAAAGAGTAGAAACCGTCTCAAAGGGCACAAGCTTAATGGTATAGCTGCTGATGACAATGCTCTGGCACCCCCTAAATCTAACCCCACTTCCACCACCACAACCCTTTCCTCTATCCATCTAGCTGTTGTAACCCAAG CCCCGGTTCCTATTGATGAGAATGCACCACAATCTGTAGAAGTTGTGACAGTGGTGGCTCCGCCCAATGAAGCAGTGACTGATGGGAAAGCTCAGGATGATGGGAAGGCGAATGAAACTAATGTGCTAACACAACAGGACAGTCCCAATGTACCTGAG ATGGTTCCAGAGTCCCATGGAGGAAGCGGGATGCCCCCAGCCAGTAGCGCTATCTTACCCCTGGTCATCGGCCTGGTCATCACCGTCTGTCTTCTCATGATGGTTGGATGTCGTCTGCGCTACATGAATCAAAGGCTGCGTTACGGACGTCTCAAGACCAGTGCACACGATGCGGACTACCTTATCAATGGAATGTACCTTTGA